TAATCAAGTTATTAATGACTGGACGAAACCAAGAAATAACCCCGTAGTGGCGATACCACATCTGTTCAACACCCCCACCCCCATTAAAGAGGTGTCTGGATGAGTGAGATTCATGAAGAAATTTTGATGGTTTAGAAAACTGTGTAAGACCGAAGAAAATTAAGTTCAATCattaaatttttaaattttgCACGGTTGTAGAATCTCTGCCAATATATTTCTGATAATTTTCATAAATAATTTGTAACTTTCATCTTGTTTTAATTTGTACTCAAACCTTTTCCATATTGTCAATTGTTACAATATCATATTAGAAGATAGGGGAAGTATGAATAACAATTACTCCCTTGAATAATAATTACTCCAttcatcccaaattgtaggctgttttagctttttttagttcctagatattattatgcatgtagatatagtgtatgtctaggtgaataataatatttatgaacctataaaagttaaaatgactaCAATTTAAAATAGAGGGAGTAGGTAGCATAAAAAATGAGAGAGAGATCTCAAACTGAACGGCACCAGCATTACTATTGAATCCTTTGATATATAATCTTTGAGACCAATCATAATGTCTTAAATGCACACGAGTGGCAATCTTTCTTGTCACTGTCCCATGATACCAACTGGCCGTCAATTGGGTCCCCTGTGCCAAACTTTCCAATGTGGCCCGATTCTTTAAACCCCCCAAAACCAGGAACTAGCAGTATGACCTAACCAATTGAGTGACATCCAACAGctaaagaaaaaagagacaacTCAACTTTAAGCCAAAACCTATATGTGCAACCAAAAGTTGATTGGTCACATTTGACTAGAACTTTTTAGACTGTAGGGAAGTTTGCATTTAGCATTGTGGCGCAACTGTCTGTAGTTTTCTTTAGTTCAACTTTCACCAGAAAGATGAAGAATAGAGGAGCGTCTCATGAACAGACGGGGACATATGTAACCCCATTTGACGTTGCAAACCTGTTATGGATATATTTGTTTCAGCTTGAGATCGTAAAAAGCAGCTTGTATATTGTAACAATCTACAATCTGGGCGGATCAGATTGTTCGATCGTAGCAATTTATCTATGGATTATATTGTTACAATCTGGAGTGAGAAGTGGCTTGCTTATTTCAGCTTCCGATTCTAAATGCTACAATCCACAATTCCAAGCTGAGATGAAGCCTACATTTTAGAATGCTTTTAGATATTTTTAGTGTTTTGCAagttttcatttattttctaaattgAGCTACtgaaaaatatattattgtGTTGCATCGATGGATGGATTGGATGTATGGAAATGTGAGAGGGATAATAAGAATAGTATAGAACAACATAATAACTCTAACTTCAGAGTCATTTGTCAAACAACTTGGAGGACTAGATTTTGTACAACTTTATTTCCGCGACAACAAACACAATAAGCATAAGTTACCATGTTTTAAAGAAATGAGcatgtaaagaaaataaagcaTAAATAAACATCAACACAAATTGACACCTTTATAATTTTTCACTATATGAATCATACATCGATCATCCCCATAAACCACAGTCCACAGCTAACCACATTCTTTTTCATATCTACAACCTATCTAGTGTACTGTATTAGCAACTACACATTCTCACACAAGATTGGAGTCCTATGGCCTATTGCTGACTTCAAGAATATGCAGGAAAATAAACCCTTCAAAATAGTTACTCTTGTTGTGTATCTCCCTCTTGTGGCACTAGTATATGTATCATGAAGACACTGAAGGATGAACCCCACCACAAGTCATCCTAATCCAGTGCTATTATGCCTCCCAATTCCTTCTGCTTTACCTCAAAAGAAACCCCACAAGCCCATTCAAATCATAACACTTTGAGAGATTCTTTTCCTGGGCCACAATTGACTAGTTACCAGCAGCCTAACATGGCTTCAATTTAAATAGGTAGCCACAAGCCCAGAGCCCGAGGCAGAGCCTAGTATTGAGCCATCTGGTTAAGATGAGACTGTCAATATTTTAATGCTAGATTAGGCAGAGGGTTAGACTGTAGTGTAAACACTGTTAATGCAGTAGGAATAGTAGTACTTGGTCAGGAATAATGTATCATAGGGCTAACGTGGTAAAGTTGTTAAAGTATTAACCACCCCTAAGAAGTCACACCCATCCCACCTTCATTCTGAATGTTACCATTTGATTTCAACTTTTTCACAGCTTGCGTTTAAGTTGCACAAAGCATCCTTATATTGTCAGAATTTATTTGCAAGTACACGACATTGCTGTGGGTAAACTTGGTATTCAAAACGATATCGaatttgttttattttagtTTGTTGGCAGTCCTTCGCGATTGATTCTGTTGTATTAATACCGACCTTGACATCAATTATATTTGTTGGGAAACAAATCTTAAAGAGACTCGAACACAACAAATGGAATGCAAAAGCACTTGCAATTTCTTTTGAAATTATCTGTCTCTTTACAATAGGGTAGGGCTCCTCTTTTATAGTGACCCGGAGGTCATTTTACATACCATGAATACCTTTTCTCAcctactacattcctagaatataCTATACATAAAGATTTTTGGGGTAACTTGTACAATTGAACTCTCCTACCGAGTCACGCTTATCACGCTCCCTGGCAGTCACGCTAATCATGCCTCCTGGTGTTCACGCTTCCCACGCCTCCTTGTAGTCATGCTTTTCACGCCATTGTGTCTTTAACCTCGTGCTGGAAAACTCCTTAGCCTCGTGCTTGAAAGCTTCTGAGCCTCGTGCTGGAAAAGTTGCTTAGCTTCGTGCCTTCAACCTCGACGCGTATAGCTCAGCAATGACCCTGAGTAGAAAAACAGGGTAAGTCATTTCATATCTTAGCCATCAGCAAATGATCCTTAGCTTTGAGATCAAAACAACAGAGAAGATGCAAGGTCAACATGGTTTTCATGCCTGCTTAGATCCAGCAAGGTTAAGTGAATTTGTACAATAGTCTTGATTTTGCGAGGCTAGTTGGCTCTTGCTGAAGAAGACAATGTCTTTTTGAGCGATTCCCAACAATATTTGCCAATAGGAGCCATACTTGAAATGGCAATCCATAAAAAACGCCAACACTAAGatcaggtaaaagaaaaaagatataCTAAAGGGATAACAAAAATGAGAGCTGTCCATTCTGAGAAATCAAACGGTGGAAACAAGAAAAGTACCGTGAAGTacctaaagagaagtaccatgaagtaccaatttggtgggaccaagtaccaaaaatagtgagaaattactgTGATACCCTTTTagttatgtgtaaatctatttaattcttttttaaaGTAAAATAAGAATTGATACTTTAAAACTATTGTAACAAAGCTCAACAAAAATACTTAATAAAATGGATCATGAGGAAATTGCTTGACTACAAGGAATGTTATTTTAAATGATTCAAAAGAGACGAGATTGGATATTCTCTTTTTCCTTGGTTTGCTGACCCTACCAATTtgccaactcctttgtttaGGGATGACTTCATCAATATAAATGTAATTTGTTAACCCTTTATATATGTATCTGCACTTGGCTCGTAGTACAAAAATTGCATCTAAGAGGGGCTCAAATGTGAATGTAAAAGTAAAAAGGATCGACCATGAATTACCTAAGTAATTAACCCTCAACTCACATAGAGTAATCTTTTAACTTTATCTTGGTTTGCGTCTCATTAATTaatccttcattttttttcctttgcaatGTTCTGTTATTTTGGAGAGTTGCTCCAGGTCGACAAGCACTAGCTCGTTCAtcatccaaaattccaactCAACGCTTGCTCCCACGTGCATATCCACACAATAGCTTGCAAGAAACAAAGGTGATGGCTGTAAAACCCAGAGGTGACGCTGTAATAAGACGCTACGGTAACTAAATAGTTACAGTACTAAGTAATCTTGTTTAGGCTTATAGATTGTGGCTCGTGGCAGCGGCATATGATGCATAGGCGGCACCCGGCCGCTCTGAGCGGGCGCGTGAGTGCAGTACTTAATCCAATGAATAACCCATGCCGGCATCTTCACACCTCTATGCTAACAATACACTAGTACTGTACTGACGACTAACCACTGGATTAGAGAGGGACAGGCTGGCAGTGCCGTACGTCTGTTTATCATTTCAAATAATGGACACAGTCTGGGGAAACACACAAAAATGTCTATGCAGAATTAGCAGATCCATCAAAATTGCTGGTGCAACTTCACATATAGTTAGCTgcattaagggggtgtttgaaacACCCtcactaaactttagcacctgtcacatcagatatttgatactaattaggactattaaatataatttaattacaaaaataattgcacagatggagtctaatccgtgagatgaatctattaaagctaattaatccagcattagcaaatggttactgtagcaccacattgtcaaatcatggatgaattaggcttaatagattcgtctcgtgaattagactccatctgtgcaattatttttataattagcttatatttagtcctcctaattagtatccgaacatccaatgtgatcctactaaattttagcacaagCACCGGGCATTCTGCACCGGCAGTTCGTTTTGAGCCAACTTCTTTTTGCTCAACCAATATTTCATAGTGAAATGACTGAGCAAAGTACAGACGAAAGAATTAATTGTTCACCCCTTGAGTGTGGCTATATTCAGGGCGCAGAGAATGTAATTTTCAAACCGGGTAAGCGGCAGTGACAGGATGCAGAGTGGCTGCTGGCTACAAAAGGGTGCTCTCTTTACTCATCAAATTAATTTTATTGCTACTTATTATGAGTGCAGTTCCGTTGAATAAAGAAATATGATAACAACTGCTCTAACAATTCAGATCAATTCCAAAACAACAAGTATACATGTATCAACACATCTGGAACTTGAATTTAAGTTTTACTATTGGAGTCACACTATATCTacataggaaaaaaaatgttctaTCGCAATATATCGGAAACACGCACTGCATACATACACAATACAACAACATTTATGCTCATATTGGATGTGATTTATCAATACTGTTTCGTTGGCATTTTAGGATCCGAAAATAATCTTTAGAGCTACACTTTGACCATCACTTTACCTTGCAATATATTATTAATTGTTACAAAGTCAATGCCGTCATTTCAATACCAGAAATATCGTGTAACTTTTATACACACTAAGCTAGCATACTAGTATAAAGTTTGTCTAATTATGTTGATTAAAATTATGAAGTTTGACTTTAAAATCCTTATATACCTTTACAAAAATCAAATGGACGAAATACCACTTTAGCCGCCCATACAATACAAACCAACTTGATGCTTGGCATCCAAGCCGTCCAGCATGCAAAGCAGCGTGTAGAGATTCGCGCTAGGCCGTTGGCAAGCGGCAAGGTGTACGTAGCATTTGCGAGTAGAAAACGCTCAAAGAAAAAAGAGCTAGGCAGAGAGGCATTGCTAATCCCTCGTCCTCTCCCCTAATTTGTCAGTGCCGCACTAATTTCTTTCCCGCCCTCCGATGCAAGTGCTTTCTCTCTCCACCACCAAGAGAGAGAACAGAGAAGAGAGGGTTTTGAGGAGCCCAATGCCTTGATGCAAGCACCCATCCAtcgtccacctcctcctgcaACAACCAAGCAGGCAGCAAGCCGCAGGACACAAGCAAACACCTTTGAGGGTtttgaggaagagagagaagctagcaagggagagagacagagagagctcctgctcctcctccttcctccacacTGCATTGAATCCCCCATTCCATCTCCATTGAGATCATCGCCACTCCCAATCCAGCAGGGGGGCAGCAAGCAAGCCCTTGCTTGGTGCATTGTGCACTGCCCGAGCCCCAAACACCGCGCAGTTTTTCATGCGGCTGCCGTTGCCATTGCCATCGCCAAGCcccatgcgccgccgccacctcctcctctcccttcccctcctcttactccacctcctcctcgccgccaccttccCCACTGCTGCTGCGGCCGCGGGCTCGTCAGAGGTCGCCTTCCTGACGGCCTGGCTCAACACCACGGCAGCGCGGCCGCCGGACTGGTCCCCGGCGGCCGCGTCCCCGTGCAACTGGTCCCACGTCtcctgcgacggcggcggcggcgtcgtaaCATCCGTGTCCTTCCAGTCCGTGCACCTCGCGGTCCCGGTCCCGGCGGGCCTCTGCGCCGCGCTGCCCGGGCTCGTCTCGTTCGTGGTTTCCGATGCCAATCTGACCGGCGGCGTCCCCGACGACCTGTGGCggtgccgccgcctcgccgttcTTGACATCAGCGGCAACGCGCTCACTGGCCCCATCCCGCCGTCGCTCGGCAACTCCACGGCGCTGGAGACGCTGGCGCTCAACTCCAACCAGCTGTCAGGGCCCATCCCTCCCGAGCTCGCCGGCCTCGCGCCATCGCTCAAGAACCTCCTCCTGTTCGACAACCGCCTCTCCGGCGAGCTCCCGCCGTCGCTCGGCGAGCTGCGGCTGCTAGAGTCACTGCGCGCCGGCGGCAACCGCGACCTGGCGGGCCCGATACCGGACTCCTTCTCCAAGCTCTCCAACCTCGCCGTGCTCGGCCTCGCCGACACCAAGATCTCCGGCCCGCTCCCGGCGTCCCTCGGCCAGCTCCAGAGCCTCGAGACGCTGTCCATCTACACGACGGAGCTCTCCGGCgccatcccgccggagctcggcaACTGCTCCAACCTCACCAACATCTACCTCTACGAAAACTCCCTCTCCGGCCCGCTGCCGCCATCGCTCGGCGCCCTGCCACAGCTCCAGAAGCTCCTCCTCTGGCAGAACGCGCTGACGGGCCCCATCCCGGACTCCTTCGGCAACCTCACCTCGCTCGTCTCCCTCGAcctctccatcaactccatctcCGGCACCATCCCGGCGTCGCTCGGCCGGCTGCCGGCGCTGCAGGACCTCATGCTCAGCGACAACAACATCACCGGCACCCTCCCGCCGTCGCtcgccaacgccacctcgctcATCCAGCTGCAGGTGGACACCAACGAGATCTCCGGCCtcatcccgccggagctcggccgCCTCGCCGGGCTCCAGGTCTTCTTCGCCTGGCAGAACCAGCTTGAGGGCTCCATCCCGGCGGCGCTCGCGTCCCTCAGCAACCTCCAGGCGCTCGACCTCTCCCACAACCACCTCACCGGAATCATACCACCGgggctcttcctcctccgcaaCCTCACCAAGCTGCTCCTCCTCTCCAACGACCTCTCCGGCCCGCTGCCGCTGGAGATCGGCAAGGCGGCGAGCCTTGTGCGGCTGCGGCTCGGCGGCAACCGCATCGCGGGGTCGATCCCGGCGTCCGTGTCGGGCATGAAGAGCATCAACTTCCTCGACCTCGGAAGCAACCGGCTCGCCGGGCCGGTGCCGGCCGAGCTCGGCAACTGCTCACAGCTCCAGATGCTTGACCTCAGCAACAACTCGCTCTCCGGCCCGCTGCCGGAGACTCTCGCCGCCGTGCACAGCCTGCAGGAGCTCGACGTCTCGCACAACCGCCTCACTGGCGCCGTGCCCGACGCGTTCGGCAAGCTGGAGACGCTGAGCAGGCTGGTGCTCTGCGGTAACTCGCTGTCCGGGCCGATACCGCCGGCGCTCGGGCAGTGCCGCAACCTCGAGCTCCTCGACCTCAGTGACAACGATCTCACCGGAAGCATCCCCAACGAGCTCTGCGACATCGACGGGCTCGACATTGCTCTTAATCTGAGCCGGAACGGCCTCACCGGGCTGATCCCGGAGAAAATATCGGTGCTGAGCAAGCTCTCTGTGCTCGACCTCTCGCACAACGCGCTTGACGGCAGCCTCGCGCCGCTCGCTGGGCTGGACAACCTCGTCACGCTCAACGTGTCCAACAACAACTTCTCCGGGTACCTCCCCGACACGAAACTGTTCCGACAGCTCTCGGCGTCGTGCCTCACCGGCAACGCTGGGCTCTGCACCAGGGGCGGGGACGTGTGCTTCGTGAGCATTGATGCCAACGGGCACCCGGTGATGAACACCGCCGAGGAGGCGCAGCGCGTGCACCGCCTCAAGCTGGCCATCGCGCTACTGgtgacggcgacggtggcgatGGTCCTCGGCATGATCGGCATACTGCGCGCGCGGCGCATGGGCTTCGGAGGGaagagtggcggcggcggtggtggcggcggcgactcggAGAGCGGCGGAGACCTGTCGTGGCCGTGGCAGTTCACGCCGTTCCAGAAGCTGAGCTTCTCAGTGGACCAGGTGGTGAGGAGTCTCGTGGACGCCAACATCATCGGCAAGGGCTGCTCCGGCGTGGTGTACCGCGTGAGCATCGACACCGGCGAGGTGATTGCCGTGAAGAAGCTGTGGCCCAACACTACCCACGCGGCGGCAGCGTCGTGCAAGGACGACGGCGGCACGAATGGCCGCGTCCGGGACTCGTTCTCGGCGGAGGTGCGTACGCTGGGCTCCATCCGACACAAGAACATCGTGCGGTTCCTCGGCTGCTGCTGGAACAAGACAACACGGCTGCTCATGTACGACTACATGGCCAACGGCAGCCTCGGCGCGGTGCTCCACGAACGCCGAGGCGCCGGCGCACAGTTGGAGTGGGACGTCCGGTACCGCATCGTGCTGGGGGCGGCGCAGGGGCTCGCGTACCTCCACCACGACTGCGTGCCGCCGATCGTGCACCGCGACATCAAGGCCAACAACATCCTCATCGGGCTCGACTTCGAGGCCTACATTGCCGACTTCGGCCTCGCCAAGCTCGTCGAGGA
This portion of the Setaria viridis chromosome 7, Setaria_viridis_v4.0, whole genome shotgun sequence genome encodes:
- the LOC117862705 gene encoding uncharacterized protein, yielding MRLPLPLPSPSPMRRRHLLLSLPLLLLHLLLAATFPTAAAAAGSSEVAFLTAWLNTTAARPPDWSPAAASPCNWSHVSCDGGGGVVTSVSFQSVHLAVPVPAGLCAALPGLVSFVVSDANLTGGVPDDLWRCRRLAVLDISGNALTGPIPPSLGNSTALETLALNSNQLSGPIPPELAGLAPSLKNLLLFDNRLSGELPPSLGELRLLESLRAGGNRDLAGPIPDSFSKLSNLAVLGLADTKISGPLPASLGQLQSLETLSIYTTELSGAIPPELGNCSNLTNIYLYENSLSGPLPPSLGALPQLQKLLLWQNALTGPIPDSFGNLTSLVSLDLSINSISGTIPASLGRLPALQDLMLSDNNITGTLPPSLANATSLIQLQVDTNEISGLIPPELGRLAGLQVFFAWQNQLEGSIPAALASLSNLQALDLSHNHLTGIIPPGLFLLRNLTKLLLLSNDLSGPLPLEIGKAASLVRLRLGGNRIAGSIPASVSGMKSINFLDLGSNRLAGPVPAELGNCSQLQMLDLSNNSLSGPLPETLAAVHSLQELDVSHNRLTGAVPDAFGKLETLSRLVLCGNSLSGPIPPALGQCRNLELLDLSDNDLTGSIPNELCDIDGLDIALNLSRNGLTGLIPEKISVLSKLSVLDLSHNALDGSLAPLAGLDNLVTLNVSNNNFSGYLPDTKLFRQLSASCLTGNAGLCTRGGDVCFVSIDANGHPVMNTAEEAQRVHRLKLAIALLVTATVAMVLGMIGILRARRMGFGGKSGGGGGGGGDSESGGDLSWPWQFTPFQKLSFSVDQVVRSLVDANIIGKGCSGVVYRVSIDTGEVIAVKKLWPNTTHAAAASCKDDGGTNGRVRDSFSAEVRTLGSIRHKNIVRFLGCCWNKTTRLLMYDYMANGSLGAVLHERRGAGAQLEWDVRYRIVLGAAQGLAYLHHDCVPPIVHRDIKANNILIGLDFEAYIADFGLAKLVEDGDFGRSSNTVAGSYGYIAPEYGYMMKITEKSDVYSYGVVVLEVLTGKQPIDPTIPDGLHVVDWVRRCRDRADVLDPALRGRSDGEVEEMMQVMGVALLCVSPTPDDRPTMKDVAAMLKEIRMEREDLANVDVLLKGGASPPPSHHGHAPVAAAAKLASSSTSSTPPSYRQGPSNSHSNSCSSSSFSAIYPSSNKAKSPFG